A section of the Rutidosis leptorrhynchoides isolate AG116_Rl617_1_P2 unplaced genomic scaffold, CSIRO_AGI_Rlap_v1 contig92, whole genome shotgun sequence genome encodes:
- the LOC139885273 gene encoding probable pectinesterase/pectinesterase inhibitor 21, which produces MGYSDDGGGKKKLTIIGVCSLILVAMVVAVAYGVNGNAEHTQKDGTSSGSGEISTSKKMIKNLCQPTEYKKTCEDSLNSAHPNTTDPKELIRIAFKLAMKSIDQAIENSTAIIKITEDPRAKDALNACKTLMNDSIFELKNSFDKMADFDLHDFEDLMEDVQMWLTSSYTYQDTCLDQFENTTGESGEKMKKILKTSMELTNNAFSMVDGLRSFVSSLNISSFSRRLIASENRSSPSWAQRRLLQVNPATRKPDVIVAKDGTGKYTTINEALKDIPLKRTKPFTIFVKAGIYAEYVTFTKDMDNVYLVGEGATTTIITGDRNFLDGITTVHTPTVAVLGKHFMAKDIGFENSAGPKKHQAVALRVAGDFSIFYNCTMYGYQDTLYVHAGRQFYRDCTVYGTIDFVFGNGAVVMQNCKFIIRKPLENQACMVTAHGRKERTVHTGLVIQDSTITGEPDYMLVKDVNQAYLGRPWKIYSRTVIMNTNIDSVIAPEGWFPWAGDVGLNSCFYAEYNNSGAGAAQVGRVTWKGVKKLTAAQVHKYTAEVFLRGDRWVKLSGVPYKPGM; this is translated from the exons atggggTACAGCGATGATGGTGGTGGCAAGAAGAAGCTTACCATTATCGGCGTTTGTTCCTTGATTCTTGTCGCGATGGTCGTAGCCGTCGCATATGGCGTAAATGGAAATGCGGAGCACACACAAAAGGATGGCACAAGCTCAGGCTCCGGAGAGATCTCAACTTCAAAGAAAATGATAAAAAACCTTTGCCAACCAACCGAATACAAGAAGACTTGTGAAGACAGTCTCAACTCAGCCCATCCTAATACTACCGATCCTAAAGAGCTCATTAGGATTGCGTTCAAGCTGGCGATGAAATCAATTGACCAAGCCATTGAGAACTCCACGGCTATCATAAAGATCACCGAGGATCCTAGAGCGAAAGACGCTCTCAACGCTTGCAAAACCCTAATGAACGACTCTATCTTTGAGTTGAAGAATTCGTTCGACAAGATGGCTGATTTTGACCTTCATGACTTCGAAGACTTGATGGAGGATGTCCAGATGTGGCTCACTTCATCGTACACTTACCAAGATACCTGTTTGGACCAATTCGAGAACACGACCGGCGAATCCGGCGAGAAGATGAAGAAAATACTAAAAACTTCCATGGAGCTTACGAACAATGCTTTTTCTATGGTGGATGGACTCCGTTCGTTCGTCTCGAGCTTGAACATCTCGAGTTTCAGCCGTAGGCTTATTGCATCCGAGAACAGATCTTCTCCTTCGTGGGCCCAGCGAAGGCTCTTACAGGTTAATCCTGCAACTCGAAAGCCGGATGTGATTGTTGCCAAGGACGGAACTGGAAAGTATACAACGATCAACGAGGCCCTTAAGGACATTCCTTTGAAAAGAACCAAGCCTTTTACAATTTTTGTCAAGGCCGGAATCTATGCTGAGTATGTGACATTTACTAAGGATATGGATAATGTATATTTGGTCGGAGAAGGCGCTACGACCACGATAATCACCGGTGATAGGAATTTCTTGGACGGAATCACCACCGTACATACCCCCACCGTTG CTGTGCTAGGAAAACACTTCATGGCTAAAGACATAGGATTTGAGAACAGTGCAGGGCCCAAGAAACACCAAGCTGTGGCTCTCCGTGTGGCTGGCGACTTTTCAATCTTCTACAATTGCACAATGTACGGTTACCAAGACACGCTCTACGTGCATGCAGGCCGCCAATTCTACCGAGATTGCACCGTCTACGGGACCATAGACTTCGTCTTCGGTAACGGAGCAGTAGTGATGCAGAATTGCAAATTCATCATTAGGAAACCTCTAGAGAATCAGGCATGCATGGTGACGGCGCATGGAAGGAAAGAAAGGACCGTGCACACAGGGCTAGTGATCCAAGACAGTACGATCACCggcgagcctgattacatgttggTGAAGGATGTTAACCAGGCATACTTAGGAAGACCCTGGAAAATCTATTCTAGGACGGTGATCATGAATACAAATATCGATAGCGTGATCGCCCCAGAAGGATGGTTCCCTTGGGCCGGAGATGTTGGTCTTAACAGCTGTTTCTACGCCGAGTATAACAATTCGGGGGCAGGAGCCGCTCAGGTTGGTAGAGTGACGTGGAAGGGAGTTAAGAAACTAACGGCCGCCCAAGTTCATAAGTACACGGCTGAGGTTTTCCTAAGAGGTGATAGATGGGTTAAATTGTCCGGTGTGCCGTATAAACCAGGAATGTAA
- the LOC139885274 gene encoding RING-H2 finger protein ATL2 yields MERQPLPNSEADPREFDLPDSYSDSSFALSGKIMLSAIVILFFVVLVMVCLHLYARWYLIRARRRQASRRRRATSHNIIFYDNNTTTSANATCGLDSSVINSLPVFTYSDKEKPLDCAVCLSEFEENESGRVLPKCNHSFHIECIDMWLHSHSTCPMCRAPVERFTENRDQVVLTVLDGSGIATVEPDSCSDSGSSYEEKVAGTSSSSKPAQIDIQRRNLEEFENELNRGAFSPANQSFRSPMSRMLSFTRMLSRERRSNATELPDIECGSHSSRKDQTEADSVAATQ; encoded by the coding sequence ATGGAGAGACAGCCTTTACCGAACAGCGAAGCGGATCCGAGAGAATTCGATCTGCCCGATTCGTATTCGGATAGTAGCTTTGCATTGAGCGGAAAAATAATGCTTAGCGCGATCGTAATCCTATTCTTCGTCGTCCTCGTCATGGTTTGTCTACACCTCTACGCTCGCTGGTACTTAATTCGGGCGCGTCGCCGTCAGGCTTCTCGCCGCCGACGCGCCACCAGTCATAACATCATCTTCTACGACAACAATACTACTACTTCCGCGAATGCCACGTGCGGTCTCGACTCGTCCGTCATCAACTCCCTCCCCGTGTTCACCTACTCCGACAAGGAGAAACCTCTCGATTGCGCCGTTTGCCTGTCGGAGTTTGAGGAAAATGAGTCGGGTCGGGTTTTACCCAAGTGTAATCACAGCTTTCATATCGAGTGTATTGACATGTGGCTCCATTCTCACTCCACGTGTCCTATGTGTCGTGCTCCGGTGGAGCGTTTCACCGAAAATCGGGATCAGGTTGTCCTGACAGTACTGGACGGGTCGGGCATCGCAACCGTTGAACCAGATTCATGTTCGGATTCCGGGTCGAGTTATGAAGAGAAAGTGGCGGGCACGTCGTCGTCGTCTAAACCAGCACAAATTGATATACAGAGAAGAAATCTGGAGGAGTTCGAGAACGAGTTGAATAGGGGAGCCTTCTCGCCGGCGAATCAGTCATTCAGATCGCCGATGAGTCGGATGTTGTCGTTTACGAGGATGCTAAGCAGGGAGAGAAGGTCAAACGCCACCGAATTACCAGACATCGAATGCGGCAGTCATAGTAGTCGTAAAGATCAGACTGAGGCTGACTCGGTGGCAGCGACTCAGTAA